Within the Gossypium raimondii isolate GPD5lz chromosome 12, ASM2569854v1, whole genome shotgun sequence genome, the region TACAGGTGCCAGTCATATTGAGGCAAGGTAACCAGCTTTAGTTTATGCTATTCGTCGTCGAGAGGATGGAGAAGCTCTAAACGTCATTACGGGTacgttctttatttataatgtatcATATACTGCACTGATAGATATTCGATCCACTTACTCCTATATAGCTTGTACCGTATCTGAAAACTTGGGTATATTGATTGAGAGCACTACGAGTGAGGTCACTGTACGGAGTCCATTGGGGCAGTCAATAAGGGTTAACAAACTGTTTAGAGATGTTCCTCTAGAGGTTTAAAGAGTTATCTTTTTGGTTGATctgattaaactattttttgagGAATTTGATCTGATACTGGGAATGGAGTGGGTTGTTAAACACCGAGTAAGCTTAGATTGTACCTCGAAAAGAGTTGTACTAAGAACTACGGAAGACAGCGAGGTAGTCGTAATTAGACAGCGAGGTAGTCGTAATTAGTCGTAATATTGAGGATTTTGGACTGAATAGCGAAAGGGTGCTCTGTTTTCGTGGAAGAATTTCTGTACCGAAAGATACTAAATTGAGGTAGTTTATACTACGAGAGatgcatagtagcccttatgctatgcatcctggttGAAATAAGATGCACCACGACCTTCATGAGTTATACTGGTGGCCAGGTCTTAAGCGAAATTACCGAATTTGTGGCTAAGTGTCTGACAtgccagcaggttaaggctAATCATCAGTTACTTTCGGCTTTGTTGCAGCCAGTTAAGATTTCGCTTTAGAAGTGGCAGAGAGTGACTACAGACTTCGTCAGTGGGTTACCCCTcacacctactaagaaggattctatatgggtcatcgtggatcgattgaccatgTCCGCCCACTTTAGTATTGCGTTCTATCCTCAGACTGACGACCAGTTAGATAGGGTGATTCAGATTCTAGAGGATATGTTAAGAAGTTGTGTAACTGATTTTCGAGGCAGTTGAGAGGATTACTTGCCGCTAGCAGAGTTTGTTTATAACAACAGCTATTAGTCTAAcattcagatggcaccttacgaggctttgtatggtcgtaggTTTCGTACACAttcatgttggactgagttgggtgagcgGCGTGTTCTATGCTCTGAACTAGTTTTTGATATCGAGGATAAAGTTAGACCGATTCTGGATTGTTTGAAAGCGGCATCTGATAGGAAGAAGTCTTATGCCGATCTAAAGCATcgagagattgagtattctgtgggagacttcatttttctcaagGTCTCGCCAAGGAAGCAGGTATTGAGGTTTGGTCGTAAGggtaagttgagccctaggtttattgggTCTTACCGCATACTGAAACGTGTGGGACCAGTTGCCTAGCAGTTGGAGTTACCTCCAGAATTGGATCGAATTCACGACGTGTTCCACGTCTCTATGTTGAGGCCCTATCGCTCTGATCCCACACATATTATTCCTATTGAGGAAATTGAGGTTCAACCAGATCTGACCTTTAAGGAGGAGCCAGTTCAGATTTTGGAGCTTGATGTAAAGGTTCTAAAAAGAGAATCCATCCCGTTGGTTAAGGTTCTGTGGCGTAATCATAGCCCTGAGGAAGCTACTTAGGAACCTAAGGATGTGATGCGCCATCAGTATCCTCACCTTTCTGgaccaggtaaatttcgaggacgaaattttcttttagaggGTAGAGTTGTACaccctaaaattattatttttgttattgtaaAAATGTGACACAATTGTGTATCAGCATTTGTAGTTAAGTGCTCTGGGTGAGTCTGGGAGGTCTTGAGTGCAAGCCCCGACTTTGGCAAATTCTAGTATTTTTCTGACTTAATCCCTATTTCTGGCTAGTAGGCTTTTCATTAAAAGTTTCTAAGTATTTACTAGAATGGGCTtgttggtctggtggttaagggGAGTGTTGGTTGGTAGAGGGTCAGGAGTTTAAATCCCTGCATGAGTTTATggacaaatatatttttatttgctcgCCAGTTCGATAGTTTGAGTTGTATTAGAAATTTGAGTAGTGGGAGTTTGGTAGAGAGAATTTAGGGGACTGGATTTTGgggttatcaaatattttgagcattatcatttcctttttgtaaaattttgattttcccaAAACTCCCCACCTTTCTGATGCCATCTCTTCTCCCTTTCTTCTTCACCTTTTGTTTTCTGTTGTCAAACTCgaattttttctttccattattCTTTATGTTTCCGTCTCTTTTGTTGGCCACCACACATTCGTTCCGTTGGGTTAATTTTCGTCGCACGTTCTGGTAAATAGAGTTTTTGCTCTCTTTAACTtacgatttttttttcaatctttaATTCGAAGGTTTGTGACGTTTCGCAGTAGCATCTCGCATGGATTAAGGGTCTCATCGTGTTATTGCGTAACCAACTATTTCGGGGTGCTGGGGTAAGCTTTTCATCACTTAAGGGATGCGTTTCTCATTACGGATTTAGTTTTAATTCGATCGATTAAGTGATAAATTTAGTGGAATTGGTCAATTATAGGTTCTGGAGAGCTCGGGGATCGTTGTATCATCAATCGATACCAGGTGTGTTcctgaaacacaaaaataagagaTTCGGCAAAAAGCCAATATTGTTTGCTGTCTGGACAACAACAGTaggctaattttaaaaaaaccgCCATAAATTGTGGGGATCTAGGTAGAGggtgaaaaaatatgaaattaaagatatttgagtctagtttctcatagaagaaacgaaataagcaaaagaatttcatattatgagataatgaaaattattaaaatttatataaaaataattatgggttatattttatatgtttaaaatcttgattgagtctattttcaaaatatacaaaTGAAAACATCGTCCAAAATCTGTAcgagaaaataattaatttttagtgcagaAAGGTTGAAACTGCCAGATAGCGGAGTAGGggaatctttaaagaataaactataattactagctaaaccaaaaattctacaaatttcatggtaagaagatatgtgagtctattttcagggaaaattcgcagatcttaatttggaattctgtagcttaagatacaaataaatgagtaatagtgactcaagtagatatcTTTGAAGgattatataagtaaatagtggaaacacatatgaatagtTATCTAGCATGGGTTGcactaaaataaatcaaaaggcCAATGCcaatttgggccatgtgggccacatgaGCGTGTAGGCCCACACGGGCAAACTTTATGGGCTTGGAGGCCCAGTTTCACTGTTTAATTGATAAGGTTGCATGGGTTGCCCAAGTCGACtatgaacctactgtagggacggcaagtttacctagacccctaattgactgaaatgactatatgactgatatgattaagcctgatgatgtcccaatgatttgatactgtatgctctgtttacatgcatgatattatgttacaggttattttggtatgttgttgatggtttgaaaatggttattaTAGCATGTTTGGTAAATATTTGAACTAGGTCTATGCATGAAATGAGACAATGTTAACTTGATTTGGTAAATGATGTTTTGATGCAATTGTGGtacctttgaatgacatattggttagatgattTAGGATGTTTGAGATGGTATGTTTTGTGCCCAAATGGTTTGAATGTTTAGGTATAAATTGAacttgaaatggcttgattttaggtaaatttttacGTTCACATGCCTGGGACATGAGCTGTAAGTTACAGCCcctatttttaagaatttttaggtAAAAAGTTTAGGCCTAGGACTCGAAATAGGGGTTGTAAGAGTAACTTTTACTCTTTTTTGGAATGAATTAGCAAACCTAAATTAAGTGTATTCTACTAACATCATCGaagataaaaaaacatatatagtCGGAGTGTGGACCAATACTCTaatgctaataattggaatagtcttATATGTATTTGACTTCTAGCATTCAAGaagggataaatagtgataagaatGTAGACAGTGGAAGACCAAGTTTAGCATTGCATAGCATGATACATTATTCGATTTTATAAGATTCTAGTATGAAAATATTAGACAGACATGACCTGCCCTATTTACTATAATGTTAGTGGTTAgcttacatgtttaattatgattgattatttttttcgaTTTGTTAGTAATGCCCATGATCCTAATCCAACGACGAAGAGGGGTTAGGGGTCTTACATTTAATGCTATTAGAGCTACAGGTTTAGCCAATTCTCGGACTAAATCGAGCTTAAAATTGAGTCTAGATGTACATGCCACAGTTGAGTCGAGTTGAGTCAGGATTTGGATgctaattgtaattttttttgttttatagttaaaagaTGGCAAACGAATCTGATAATAAAGTTGAACAAGAGTTTTACTCTAGTGATGAGCATACTGATGATTGTAAGGAAACGGAGTCGGTAACTCCGAATGTTAACACAACTGGTGCTCAACGACCTAATGTTGAGTGCTCAACGACCTAATGTTGAGCGAGATAATAATGATAGAGTAGGTGATTCAAAGCATCAACATGTTGCGAGAACTACATTTACTACAATGCTTGCATTTACTGTTTGACAGGCTCCGATAAAAGAAATACGGAGATATGGTGCGACTAAGTTTTTGGGGTTGAAAGGGGTTGATCCCTCAGCAGCAGAAGTTTAGATTGAATCCTCTAATTGTAATAGCCCGACTCTGggctagtcggaacagtggtttcgggaccacaaatccgacgaggaaaaacatggttattattatattttcatggtctacaattttacggaaaaatttcataaaaatttcgttcaaaaatttcgacgtttgcgcactcaatttagtcaaaaggactaaattgtaaaaagtgaaaaagttgagttctatatgttagaagtgtctaattgatataaaattataaattgggggtc harbors:
- the LOC105762009 gene encoding uncharacterized protein LOC105762009 — encoded protein: MAPYEALYGRRFRTHSCWTELGERRVLCSELVFDIEDKVRPILDCLKAASDRKKSYADLKHREIEYSVGDFIFLKVSPRKQLELPPELDRIHDVFHVSMLRPYRSDPTHIIPIEEIEVQPDLTFKEEPVQILELDVKVLKRESIPLVKVLWRNHSPEEAT